A single Crateriforma conspicua DNA region contains:
- a CDS encoding RluA family pseudouridine synthase has protein sequence MSLQVLYEDNHLLVVNKPAEIATMGAEAGRPTIHAAACEYLKTKYNKPGNVFVGIVSRLDTMTSGVLVLARTSKAASRLQAQFARKGNDSGPGKVYLAVVQGEIDPPTGHLRDEVFKDDAARRMRTAGRSGNPPGGSAQSAELEYQSIAGDDRCTLLAVRLATGRKHQIRVQFADRGHPILGDRKYGSGRPFPAGISLHSWALAIDHPTKKDRMAFHASPPRSWRGVLADLGVADVKDYWPQVSDAFQFNA, from the coding sequence ATGTCACTGCAGGTCCTTTACGAAGACAACCATTTGTTGGTGGTCAACAAGCCCGCGGAAATCGCAACGATGGGTGCGGAGGCGGGGCGTCCGACGATCCACGCGGCGGCCTGTGAGTACTTGAAAACCAAATACAACAAGCCGGGCAACGTTTTCGTGGGCATCGTCAGCCGGTTGGACACGATGACCAGCGGCGTCTTGGTGTTGGCCCGGACCAGCAAGGCGGCGTCGCGCCTGCAGGCCCAATTCGCACGCAAGGGCAACGACAGCGGACCGGGGAAGGTCTACTTGGCCGTCGTCCAGGGTGAAATCGATCCACCGACGGGACACTTGCGCGACGAAGTGTTCAAAGACGACGCGGCACGGCGGATGCGAACCGCCGGCCGCAGCGGAAATCCACCCGGGGGTTCGGCACAGTCGGCGGAACTGGAATACCAATCCATCGCCGGTGATGATCGGTGCACGTTGTTGGCCGTTCGGCTGGCGACCGGCCGCAAGCACCAGATCCGGGTTCAGTTCGCCGATCGCGGCCACCCAATTCTGGGAGACCGAAAATACGGATCGGGGCGTCCGTTTCCCGCCGGCATTTCGCTGCACAGTTGGGCTTTGGCGATCGACCACCCGACCAAGAAAGACCGGATGGCGTTTCACGCGTCACCGCCGCGGTCTTGGCGTGGCGTGCTGGCCGACTTGGGCGTTGCCGACGTCAAGGACTATTGGCCACAGGTGTCCGATGCGTTTCAATTCAACGCATGA
- a CDS encoding AraC family transcriptional regulator: protein MKLLIETSRGYGQSLLRGISKYARANGPWSFIQEPAFYLKPDRAEVRADRRRPVDGIIAHTDDAGLMKQLIAENVPLIMKGIGELPSEIPTIQSNDRAIGKIAAEHLLSLGFRNLGFCGYANMYWSDDRGKGFTEHAMSEGIDVDWFQEPRRKRRLGVEQREAAIERWLQSLRSPAGILACNDDCGQEVIRCALNRGFAVPDQIAVVGVDNDEMVCDLAEFPLSSIAVANEKAGYRAAELLHRMMRGEEASGQQIIAQPLYTIQRLSTDTFAVQDLAVRRALYFIRDQLPKQISVNDVVGQMSISRRMAEIRFRKSTGSTINDQIVRERLRLVKEMLVETTYPIEMVAQRTGFSSAAFLGLKFKQATGQTPTAYRKQHAA, encoded by the coding sequence GTGAAGTTGCTGATTGAGACATCGCGGGGGTACGGGCAGAGTCTGCTGCGCGGGATTTCAAAGTACGCGCGGGCGAATGGTCCGTGGTCGTTCATCCAAGAACCGGCGTTCTATTTGAAACCAGACCGAGCGGAGGTTCGGGCGGATCGCCGCCGACCGGTCGATGGGATCATTGCCCACACCGACGATGCCGGCCTAATGAAGCAGTTGATCGCCGAGAATGTCCCGCTGATCATGAAAGGCATCGGCGAACTGCCGTCTGAGATCCCCACGATCCAGTCCAATGACCGGGCCATCGGAAAGATCGCGGCGGAGCACCTGTTGTCGTTGGGCTTTCGCAATCTTGGTTTCTGTGGCTACGCCAACATGTACTGGTCGGACGACCGTGGCAAAGGCTTCACAGAACACGCCATGTCGGAGGGCATCGACGTGGACTGGTTTCAAGAACCACGCCGCAAACGTCGACTGGGCGTCGAACAACGTGAAGCGGCGATTGAACGCTGGCTGCAATCGCTGCGAAGCCCCGCGGGCATCCTTGCCTGCAACGATGATTGCGGGCAAGAAGTGATCCGATGCGCGCTGAACCGAGGCTTCGCAGTCCCCGATCAGATCGCGGTCGTCGGCGTTGACAATGATGAAATGGTTTGTGATTTGGCCGAGTTCCCACTGTCAAGCATCGCGGTGGCCAATGAAAAAGCAGGGTACCGGGCCGCGGAGTTGTTGCATCGGATGATGCGAGGTGAAGAAGCGTCGGGCCAACAAATCATTGCCCAGCCGCTGTACACAATCCAGCGTTTATCGACCGATACCTTTGCCGTGCAAGACTTGGCGGTCCGACGTGCTCTTTATTTTATCCGCGACCAGTTGCCAAAACAGATTTCGGTGAACGACGTGGTTGGTCAGATGAGCATATCCCGCCGCATGGCGGAGATTCGTTTTCGAAAGTCAACAGGATCGACCATCAACGACCAGATCGTTCGCGAGCGATTGCGATTGGTCAAAGAGATGCTGGTCGAAACGACATATCCGATCGAAATGGTTGCACAGCGCACGGGTTTTTCATCGGCCGCATTCTTGGGGCTGAAGTTCAAACAGGCGACCGGACAAACACCGACGGCTTATCGCAAGCAGCATGCTGCGTAA
- a CDS encoding alpha/beta hydrolase has translation MSQSSPCILVVLIACLTFPPSQSVAQTEKKKTSESYDLSVPKPTFSEVKYGNHPRHVLDFWKAESDTATPLVLVIHGGGWQGGSKERLHRFADARALLDAGISVAACNYRYVKQVSAQGIKPPVKAPLHDAARALQFIRSKAGEWNIDKQKIGAAGGSAGACSSLWIAFHDNMADPESDDPVARESTRLWCAAVTGAQTTLDPEQMKAWTPNSRYGGHAFGFANFTAFLEGRDSILPWIAEYSPYALVSRDDPGVYLTYSRPPAIGRNQKDPTHTSNFGVKLQEHCHSVGVACELAYPGAPNIQHKTPTDFLITQLKPP, from the coding sequence ATGAGCCAATCATCACCGTGCATACTCGTTGTGCTTATTGCTTGCTTGACGTTTCCACCGAGTCAGTCGGTTGCCCAGACCGAGAAAAAAAAGACCTCAGAAAGCTATGACTTATCGGTTCCTAAGCCGACATTTTCCGAGGTGAAATATGGCAATCACCCGCGGCATGTGCTGGATTTTTGGAAAGCAGAATCGGATACCGCGACTCCGTTGGTCCTGGTGATTCATGGAGGCGGATGGCAGGGCGGATCGAAAGAACGGTTGCACCGATTTGCGGACGCCCGTGCGTTGTTGGACGCCGGGATCTCCGTCGCCGCATGCAATTATCGTTATGTCAAACAGGTCTCGGCACAGGGGATCAAACCACCGGTGAAGGCTCCGCTTCACGACGCCGCCCGGGCTCTACAATTCATTCGAAGCAAAGCAGGTGAGTGGAACATCGACAAACAAAAGATCGGTGCCGCGGGAGGATCGGCCGGGGCCTGTTCGAGTTTGTGGATCGCCTTTCATGACAACATGGCGGATCCAGAGAGCGACGATCCAGTGGCCCGCGAATCAACGCGACTGTGGTGCGCGGCCGTGACCGGAGCCCAAACAACGCTCGATCCGGAGCAGATGAAAGCCTGGACGCCCAACAGCCGATACGGCGGCCACGCCTTCGGCTTTGCCAATTTCACAGCATTCCTGGAAGGTCGCGATTCGATCCTCCCGTGGATCGCGGAATACTCACCCTATGCACTGGTCAGCCGCGACGATCCCGGCGTCTATTTGACGTACTCGCGTCCGCCAGCGATCGGGCGGAACCAAAAAGACCCCACGCATACATCAAACTTCGGTGTGAAGCTGCAGGAACATTGCCATTCCGTCGGAGTCGCCTGCGAACTTGCCTACCCCGGTGCCCCCAACATCCAACACAAGACACCAACGGACTTCCTAATCACGCAGCTGAAGCCACCCTAA
- a CDS encoding 3-keto-disaccharide hydrolase has product MRLLLSFVPLMACVSIAIAEDGFHRYQFPGHHGLPSIADTGFTVHQPDRRQPERIEPPCISAEVTVPAPSDAIALFDGTSMDQFQDNQWEFRDGLLIAGKGGLNTVEAFGDIQIHVEWRTPDPEPNKNKPGSMGNSGIFLMQKYELQVFDSYSCEIYADGSAGAIYGQSPPLVNVCRRPGQWQSYDIAFTAPVFDGETIVSPARITVFHNGVLIQNNTEIFGPTRHNKALPYVAHPDKMPLMFQAHGSPVEYRNIWVRPL; this is encoded by the coding sequence ATGAGATTGCTACTTTCATTCGTGCCTTTAATGGCCTGCGTTTCCATCGCGATCGCAGAAGACGGCTTTCACCGTTACCAATTCCCCGGCCACCATGGTTTGCCGTCAATCGCGGACACCGGCTTCACCGTTCACCAACCCGACCGCCGTCAGCCCGAGCGAATTGAACCGCCGTGCATATCAGCGGAGGTCACGGTTCCCGCGCCATCGGACGCCATCGCGCTGTTCGACGGAACGTCCATGGATCAATTCCAGGACAACCAATGGGAGTTTCGCGACGGGCTGTTGATCGCCGGAAAGGGCGGTTTGAATACGGTGGAAGCCTTCGGTGACATCCAGATTCACGTCGAATGGCGAACCCCAGATCCGGAGCCCAACAAGAACAAGCCGGGCAGTATGGGAAACAGCGGGATCTTTCTGATGCAGAAGTATGAATTGCAGGTCTTTGATTCCTATTCGTGTGAGATCTATGCCGACGGATCCGCGGGGGCGATCTATGGCCAATCACCGCCGTTGGTGAACGTTTGCCGAAGGCCCGGACAATGGCAGTCGTATGACATTGCCTTCACTGCGCCGGTCTTTGATGGCGAGACCATCGTTTCGCCGGCCAGGATCACCGTCTTTCACAACGGTGTGCTGATTCAAAACAACACCGAAATCTTCGGGCCGACACGGCACAACAAAGCCCTTCCTTATGTCGCACACCCTGACAAGATGCCGCTGATGTTCCAAGCACACGGCAGCCCGGTCGAGTACCGAAACATTTGGGTGCGGCCACTGTAG
- a CDS encoding putative molybdenum carrier protein codes for MSLFPSNVVVPLPRRIVSGGQTGVDRAGLDVAIDLGLEHGGWCPAGRLAEDGRVPNRYRMTEHRSPMYPPRTEQNVIDSDATLILYLGKLSGGTLLTKRLADKHRKPAMTLKLNSESMDRVRRWLADVRPETLNVAGPRESSCPGIERSAAEFLHQVFSDPNR; via the coding sequence ATGAGTCTCTTTCCCTCTAATGTCGTCGTACCGCTGCCCCGGCGGATCGTTTCCGGTGGCCAAACCGGCGTGGACCGTGCGGGTTTGGACGTGGCAATCGATCTGGGATTGGAACACGGCGGGTGGTGCCCGGCGGGTCGGTTGGCGGAAGACGGCAGGGTGCCCAACCGATACCGCATGACCGAACACCGGTCACCGATGTACCCGCCGCGGACCGAGCAAAACGTGATCGACAGCGACGCAACGTTGATTCTGTATTTGGGAAAGCTGTCGGGCGGAACGCTGTTGACCAAACGATTGGCCGACAAGCACCGTAAACCGGCGATGACCCTCAAACTGAACAGCGAATCGATGGACCGGGTGCGTCGCTGGTTGGCGGATGTCCGTCCGGAAACATTGAATGTGGCCGGGCCGAGGGAAAGTTCTTGTCCGGGCATCGAGCGGTCCGCCGCTGAATTTTTGCACCAAGTTTTTTCTGATCCGAATCGTTAA
- a CDS encoding 3-keto-disaccharide hydrolase, with translation MTDTRNLLVRGVATLCLLLTQGIAATFAEVPVNTLSEQEKADGWELLFDGVTSTGWRGINRPDFPTTGWVIASGELQCAADDGAESGNGGDIITVNKYSNFEMAWDWAMDSVGGNSGVKIFVLEGLDANPKHGVGLEYQILDDENHPWMLKGKMKPGDFRTVGSAYELYAAKNKTVMPLGQYNHSRIVSKGDHIEHWLNGVKVVQYQRGSDDFRKRVAESKSCDIKNYGEAAEGHILIQDHGSRVRFRNIKIRPL, from the coding sequence ATGACCGATACACGAAATCTGCTGGTCCGCGGGGTCGCGACGCTGTGTCTGCTGCTGACGCAAGGTATCGCGGCGACGTTTGCCGAAGTTCCCGTCAACACGCTTTCCGAGCAAGAAAAGGCTGACGGCTGGGAATTGCTTTTTGATGGCGTCACGTCAACTGGCTGGCGAGGCATCAATCGCCCGGACTTTCCCACCACGGGCTGGGTGATCGCATCAGGTGAACTGCAATGCGCCGCCGACGATGGGGCTGAATCGGGCAACGGCGGAGACATCATCACCGTCAACAAATACAGCAACTTTGAAATGGCCTGGGACTGGGCAATGGACAGCGTGGGCGGCAATTCCGGCGTCAAAATTTTTGTGTTGGAAGGCTTGGATGCGAACCCGAAACACGGCGTCGGCTTGGAGTATCAGATCCTGGACGATGAAAACCATCCGTGGATGCTGAAAGGCAAAATGAAACCCGGCGATTTTCGCACCGTTGGGTCCGCTTACGAACTGTACGCCGCAAAGAACAAGACCGTGATGCCGCTGGGCCAGTACAACCACAGCCGAATCGTCAGCAAAGGAGACCACATCGAACATTGGCTCAACGGCGTCAAAGTCGTTCAGTACCAGCGTGGCAGCGACGACTTTCGCAAAAGAGTGGCCGAGTCGAAGTCATGTGACATTAAAAACTATGGCGAAGCGGCCGAAGGCCACATCCTGATCCAGGATCACGGAAGCCGCGTCCGTTTTCGCAATATTAAGATTCGTCCGCTTTAA
- a CDS encoding Gfo/Idh/MocA family protein yields MHSQSSRRPNRRSALKTMVAAASAPLFVSPRVFGNNAPSNTITLGHIGVGIHGVQRNLNGFLNQSDCRPVVVCDVMKSRAIEAGRLVDEHIDDTCCDVTHDFREVLSRDDVDAVVISTPDHWHVPMSLMALEAGKHTFCEKPTLTIREGQELVAAVKRSGKVFGTGLEDRSVTEYFRIAELVRNGVIGTLQHIEVGLPVKPVFPIEQPAPVPDDLDFNLWIGPAPMRAFTPKLTTAQCWRQIRDFSGGSLTDWGSHLIDTAQVANFSENTTPISITGEGQIPENAINSVPHTFDLDYTYANGVTMHVKSDVPSIRLEGSDGWIGNRGWCGELTASDPKFLEARFDPGLSRIWPQPRIEHRDFLDALKSGDSTMYDAESLHRLSTVMHLGSIAMELNRPLNWDPQAESFDDADANALRSRPRRDWS; encoded by the coding sequence ATGCACTCTCAATCATCTCGCCGCCCGAATCGTCGATCCGCTTTGAAAACCATGGTCGCGGCAGCCTCCGCACCACTGTTTGTTTCCCCTCGTGTCTTTGGCAATAACGCTCCATCCAACACGATCACCCTTGGGCATATCGGAGTGGGCATCCATGGCGTCCAACGCAACTTGAACGGCTTTCTAAATCAGTCCGATTGTCGGCCCGTGGTTGTTTGTGACGTGATGAAGTCGCGTGCGATCGAGGCGGGTCGGTTGGTCGACGAACACATTGATGATACGTGCTGCGATGTGACGCACGACTTTCGCGAAGTGTTGTCGCGTGATGACGTCGACGCGGTGGTGATTTCAACGCCGGATCACTGGCACGTGCCGATGTCATTGATGGCGTTGGAAGCCGGAAAGCACACGTTTTGTGAAAAGCCGACGTTGACCATTCGCGAAGGCCAGGAATTGGTTGCGGCCGTCAAACGCAGTGGCAAAGTCTTCGGCACCGGCCTGGAGGATCGTTCGGTCACGGAGTATTTCCGAATCGCCGAACTGGTGCGCAACGGTGTCATCGGCACGTTGCAACACATCGAAGTCGGCTTGCCCGTTAAACCCGTTTTCCCGATCGAACAACCGGCACCGGTTCCCGACGACTTGGATTTCAACTTGTGGATCGGGCCGGCCCCGATGCGGGCCTTCACGCCGAAGTTGACGACCGCGCAGTGCTGGCGTCAGATCCGCGACTTTTCCGGCGGTTCGCTGACCGACTGGGGATCCCACCTGATCGACACCGCTCAAGTGGCCAACTTCAGCGAAAACACCACGCCGATTTCGATCACCGGCGAAGGTCAGATTCCAGAGAACGCGATCAATTCGGTCCCGCACACATTCGACCTGGATTACACCTATGCCAACGGCGTGACCATGCACGTGAAGTCCGACGTGCCATCGATTCGCCTGGAAGGCAGCGATGGTTGGATTGGCAACCGTGGTTGGTGTGGCGAACTGACCGCCAGTGATCCGAAGTTCCTGGAGGCCAGATTTGATCCCGGGCTCAGCCGTATCTGGCCACAGCCGAGGATCGAACATCGCGACTTCCTGGACGCGCTGAAGTCCGGTGATTCGACGATGTACGATGCAGAATCGTTGCACCGATTAAGCACGGTGATGCACCTGGGTTCGATCGCAATGGAACTGAACCGTCCTTTGAACTGGGATCCCCAGGCCGAGTCGTTTGATGACGCCGATGCGAACGCGTTGCGGAGCCGTCCACGTCGCGACTGGTCGTGA